The following proteins are encoded in a genomic region of Flavobacteriales bacterium:
- a CDS encoding 6-carboxytetrahydropterin synthase, whose protein sequence is MIYLTRRERFNAAHMLWNENWDEQKNIEVFGKCANRNWHGHNFELFVTVKGEVKQDTGFVINLKDLAKIVNDKVIDKLDHKNLNLDVDFMKGKMASTEVLAIAIWEELDTDITNLGATLHSIKVQETENNFVEYFGK, encoded by the coding sequence ATGATTTACCTAACTAGAAGAGAACGATTTAATGCCGCCCACATGCTATGGAATGAAAATTGGGACGAGCAAAAGAACATTGAAGTTTTTGGAAAGTGTGCTAATAGAAATTGGCATGGGCATAACTTTGAATTGTTTGTCACAGTAAAAGGTGAAGTTAAACAAGATACAGGTTTTGTAATTAACCTTAAAGATTTAGCGAAAATTGTTAACGATAAAGTCATTGATAAATTAGATCATAAAAACCTAAACCTAGATGTGGATTTTATGAAAGGCAAAATGGCATCTACTGAGGTTTTAGCTATTGCTATCTGGGAAGAATTAGATACAGACATTACTAATTTAGGTGCCACATTACATAGTATTAAAGTACAAGAGACAGAAAATAATTTTGTTGAATATTTTGGAAAATAA
- the folE gene encoding GTP cyclohydrolase I FolE: MTAYKKEEHYNTENIDSLKGHYSKVLELIGEDPSREGLLKTPERVAKAMQFLTQGYDVEATGILKSAMFSEDYSQMVLVKEIEFYSLCEHHLLPFFGKAHIAYIPNGHIVGLSKLPRVVDAFSRRLQVQERLTNEIRDCIQNTLKPKGVAVVMEARHLCMQMRGVEKQSSLTTTSAFSGAFLESEKTRLEFMNLIR, from the coding sequence ATGACCGCTTACAAAAAAGAAGAACATTATAACACTGAAAATATAGACTCTTTAAAGGGGCATTACTCTAAAGTATTGGAATTGATAGGTGAAGACCCTTCTAGAGAAGGTTTGTTAAAAACACCTGAAAGAGTAGCCAAAGCAATGCAATTCCTTACTCAAGGATATGACGTTGAAGCCACAGGTATATTAAAATCTGCTATGTTTTCTGAAGATTACAGCCAAATGGTTCTTGTTAAAGAAATTGAATTTTATTCCTTGTGTGAACACCATCTATTACCCTTTTTTGGAAAAGCACACATTGCATATATTCCTAACGGGCATATTGTAGGCCTAAGCAAATTACCTCGAGTTGTCGATGCATTTTCTAGAAGACTACAAGTTCAGGAAAGGCTGACAAACGAGATAAGAGATTGTATCCAAAACACATTAAAACCAAAAGGGGTTGCTGTTGTTATGGAAGCTCGTCATTTGTGTATGCAGATGAGAGGAGTAGAAAAACAAAGCTCTTTAACCACTACATCGGCTTTTTCTGGTGCTTTTCTAGAAAGTGAGAAAACCAGATTAGAGTTCATGAATTTAATACGATAA
- the alaS gene encoding alanine--tRNA ligase, producing the protein MKSIAIRQQFLDFFESKNHHTVSSAPMVVKDDPTLMFTNAGMNQFKDYFLGNTIPNYPRVCGTQKCLRVSGKHNDLEEVGYDTYHHTMFEMLGNWSFGDYFKKEAIEWAWELLTDVYQIDKDRLYVSVFEGSSEDKLKKDEEAFNIWSKLIDSDRIIDGDKKDNFWEMGDVGPCGPCSEIHVDIRSDEDRKNVDGKTLVNADHPQVIEVWNLVFMQYNRKADGSLEKLPQTHVDTGMGFERLCMVLQGVQSNYDTDVFQPLIQQIALLSNKVYGDDEKDDIAMRVIADHLRAVSFSIADGQLPSNTGAGYVIRRILRRAVRYAFTFLDAKEPFMYQLVDILVQNMGEQFEELNSQFELIKKVIQEEENSFLKTLDKGIARFDSLIIENNIVSGKDAFELYDTYGFPIDLTQLLAQEKGYAVSIDEFNLFLEEQKNRSRQASSLETEDWVVIYDDEVEEFVGYDQTDSKVKIVRYRKVKQKGEEFYQLVFNLTPFYAEGGGQVGDTGTLSNENETIQILDTKKENNLIVHFSNQLPANLSASFLAKVDLEKRNSTANNHTATHLLHESLREVLGEHVSQKGSLVNADYLRFDFSHFSKVSSQEIKLVEDKVNYKIRQNLLLEEHRNLPIEKAQEMGAMALFGEKYGDVVRVIKFGTSAEHCGGIHVPSTANIGLFKIVSESAVASGVRRVEAISADKAIAFYEDKLSAINQLGSLLKTQDVLKSVGQLIEENQQLNKKISQLNSAKAGDLKNDLLKEAEEVNGVRFIAKSVDLDAKAIKNLAFELTKSNDNLLLVLASQVDGKVTLTIALSEKLSQSKDLHAGNMVRELSKEIKGGGGGQAFFATAGGKDASGIPVVLEKAKDYL; encoded by the coding sequence ATGAAATCGATAGCTATCCGTCAACAGTTTTTAGACTTTTTTGAAAGTAAAAACCATCATACAGTATCTTCAGCTCCTATGGTTGTGAAGGATGACCCAACCCTTATGTTTACCAACGCAGGGATGAATCAATTTAAAGATTATTTCTTAGGAAACACAATACCTAATTACCCTAGAGTATGCGGTACACAAAAATGTTTGAGGGTATCTGGAAAACATAACGACTTGGAAGAAGTTGGTTACGATACCTATCACCATACTATGTTTGAAATGCTTGGTAACTGGTCTTTTGGCGACTATTTTAAAAAAGAAGCTATCGAGTGGGCTTGGGAATTGCTAACCGATGTTTATCAGATTGATAAGGATAGATTATATGTTTCTGTTTTTGAAGGTAGTAGTGAAGATAAGCTCAAGAAAGACGAAGAAGCCTTTAATATATGGTCTAAATTGATTGATTCTGACCGTATTATTGATGGAGATAAAAAGGATAATTTTTGGGAAATGGGCGACGTTGGTCCATGTGGTCCTTGTTCAGAGATACATGTAGATATCCGTTCAGATGAAGACCGTAAAAATGTAGACGGTAAAACCTTAGTTAATGCTGATCATCCGCAAGTTATTGAAGTGTGGAACTTAGTGTTTATGCAGTACAATCGTAAAGCCGATGGTAGTCTTGAAAAATTACCTCAGACACATGTTGATACTGGTATGGGTTTTGAACGTTTATGTATGGTTTTACAAGGTGTTCAATCCAATTACGATACGGATGTTTTTCAACCATTGATACAACAAATTGCCTTGCTTTCTAATAAAGTATATGGTGATGATGAAAAAGACGATATAGCAATGCGAGTCATTGCAGATCATCTAAGAGCTGTTTCTTTTTCTATTGCCGACGGTCAATTGCCATCAAATACAGGCGCTGGTTATGTTATTAGAAGAATATTGAGAAGAGCAGTTCGTTATGCGTTTACTTTTTTAGATGCTAAGGAGCCTTTCATGTATCAGCTTGTTGATATATTAGTTCAAAATATGGGTGAGCAGTTCGAGGAATTAAATTCACAATTTGAGCTTATTAAAAAAGTTATTCAAGAGGAAGAGAACTCATTTTTAAAGACTCTGGATAAAGGTATTGCAAGGTTTGATAGTCTTATTATAGAAAATAATATAGTTTCTGGAAAAGATGCTTTTGAATTATACGACACCTATGGTTTCCCTATTGACCTAACTCAGTTGTTGGCTCAAGAAAAAGGGTATGCAGTAAGTATTGATGAATTTAATTTGTTTTTAGAGGAACAAAAAAACCGTTCTCGACAAGCTTCATCTTTAGAAACAGAAGATTGGGTAGTGATTTACGACGATGAGGTGGAAGAATTTGTCGGTTATGACCAAACGGATTCTAAAGTTAAAATTGTAAGATATAGAAAAGTTAAACAAAAGGGAGAGGAGTTTTACCAATTAGTATTCAATCTTACGCCTTTTTATGCTGAAGGAGGCGGACAGGTAGGCGATACAGGAACTTTATCGAACGAAAATGAAACAATTCAGATTCTAGACACTAAAAAAGAAAACAACCTAATTGTACATTTTAGCAATCAATTACCAGCTAATCTTTCAGCTAGTTTTTTAGCTAAAGTTGATTTAGAAAAAAGAAATAGTACTGCTAACAATCATACAGCAACTCACCTTTTACATGAATCGCTTAGAGAAGTACTTGGTGAACATGTTTCTCAAAAAGGCTCACTAGTTAACGCTGATTATTTACGTTTCGATTTTTCACACTTTTCTAAAGTTTCGTCGCAGGAGATCAAGCTTGTAGAGGATAAAGTGAATTATAAAATACGCCAGAATTTATTGCTTGAAGAACATCGAAATTTGCCCATTGAAAAAGCTCAAGAAATGGGTGCTATGGCTCTTTTTGGAGAAAAATATGGCGATGTAGTACGTGTAATTAAATTTGGAACTTCTGCAGAACATTGTGGTGGTATTCATGTTCCATCGACAGCAAATATTGGGCTTTTTAAAATTGTTTCGGAAAGTGCTGTAGCTTCAGGAGTTAGAAGAGTAGAGGCCATATCTGCAGATAAAGCCATTGCTTTTTATGAGGATAAACTTAGTGCTATCAATCAGTTGGGGTCTTTGCTAAAGACACAGGATGTATTGAAGTCAGTTGGTCAGTTAATAGAAGAAAACCAACAGCTTAATAAAAAGATATCTCAACTTAATTCTGCTAAGGCGGGCGATTTGAAAAATGATTTGTTAAAAGAAGCTGAAGAGGTAAATGGCGTTCGTTTCATTGCTAAATCAGTTGACTTAGATGCTAAAGCGATAAAGAATTTGGCTTTCGAACTTACCAAGTCCAATGACAACCTTCTGCTTGTATTAGCATCACAAGTTGACGGTAAAGTAACCCTCACCATTGCTCTTTCTGAAAAATTATCTCAGTCCAAAGATTTACACGCAGGTAATATGGTTAGAGAGTTGTCTAAAGAAATAAAAGGTGGAGGTGGTGGTCAAGCATTTTTTGCTACTGCTGGAGGTAAAGATGCTTCTGGCATTCCTGTTGTGCTAGAAAAAGCAAAGGATTATCTTTAA
- a CDS encoding TlpA disulfide reductase family protein, which translates to MRTIKIFLALAFFISNIDLNAQSLKIGDKAPELAYNSPKEEVLKLSSLKGKYVIIDFWASWCGPCRRENLNLVKTYNKFKKQKFENGSGLEVYSVSLDRKFSSWLKAMTDDKLFWEYHVSDLKGWQSDGASIYGVRSIPQTFVIDGEGIIVAKNLKGEELNAFLKSKIAK; encoded by the coding sequence ATGAGAACAATCAAAATTTTCTTAGCCTTAGCCTTTTTCATCTCAAACATTGACCTTAATGCTCAATCATTGAAAATAGGCGACAAAGCACCTGAATTGGCATACAACAGTCCAAAAGAAGAAGTATTAAAGTTATCCTCCTTAAAGGGGAAATACGTTATTATTGACTTTTGGGCTTCTTGGTGTGGCCCTTGTAGAAGAGAAAATCTAAATTTAGTAAAGACCTATAACAAATTCAAAAAACAAAAATTTGAAAACGGAAGTGGGCTTGAAGTATATAGTGTTTCTTTAGACAGAAAATTTAGTAGCTGGTTAAAAGCTATGACTGATGATAAATTATTTTGGGAATATCATGTCAGCGACCTTAAAGGGTGGCAATCTGATGGTGCTTCTATTTATGGTGTGCGCTCTATACCTCAAACCTTTGTCATTGACGGTGAAGGCATTATAGTCGCTAAGAACTTAAAAGGTGAAGAGTTAAACGCATTCTTAAAATCTAAAATAGCTAAATAA
- a CDS encoding nucleotide exchange factor GrpE — MAKKKKETKKEEEVIVEKQEITVEEKFAELNDKHLRLFAEFENFKKRTAKERMDLYKTAGESVLTALLPVLDDFERSIKANQKQEDEGVVLIYNKLKSTLETKGLKAMDDPIGTELNTDYHEAITNIPAPSDDMKGKIIDVVEKGYFLNEKVIRYAKVVVANNE, encoded by the coding sequence ATGGCAAAGAAAAAGAAAGAAACTAAAAAAGAGGAAGAGGTAATTGTTGAAAAACAAGAAATTACAGTAGAAGAAAAATTTGCTGAACTCAATGATAAACACTTACGTCTTTTCGCAGAGTTTGAAAACTTCAAAAAGAGAACTGCCAAAGAACGAATGGATTTATATAAAACTGCTGGCGAAAGTGTTCTTACAGCTTTGCTACCTGTTTTAGACGATTTTGAACGCTCAATAAAAGCCAATCAGAAACAAGAAGATGAAGGCGTCGTTTTGATTTACAATAAATTAAAAAGCACTCTTGAAACAAAAGGCCTAAAAGCAATGGACGACCCTATAGGAACAGAATTAAACACCGACTATCACGAAGCAATAACTAATATACCTGCACCATCAGACGATATGAAAGGTAAAATTATTGATGTGGTAGAAAAAGGGTATTTTTTAAATGAAAAAGTAATTCGCTACGCTAAAGTTGTTGTAGCAAATAACGAATAA
- a CDS encoding MerR family transcriptional regulator codes for MPYKEKPIEKLYYSIGEVAKTLNVNVSLIRFWEKEFDILQPKKNKKGNRMFTTADFENLKLIFHLVKERGFTLEGAKNKLKENKEDTINNFEIISRLKEIRSFLVELKEGL; via the coding sequence ATGCCGTACAAAGAAAAACCAATAGAAAAATTATATTACTCCATTGGCGAAGTGGCAAAAACTCTAAATGTAAATGTTTCCTTAATTCGATTTTGGGAAAAAGAATTTGACATTTTACAGCCAAAGAAAAACAAAAAAGGAAATAGAATGTTTACAACAGCAGATTTTGAAAATCTGAAGTTGATATTTCATCTAGTCAAGGAAAGAGGCTTCACTCTTGAAGGCGCAAAAAATAAACTCAAAGAAAATAAAGAAGATACTATCAATAATTTCGAAATTATTTCTAGGCTAAAAGAAATAAGAAGTTTCTTAGTAGAACTAAAAGAAGGGCTTTAG
- the dnaJ gene encoding molecular chaperone DnaJ: MSKRDYYEVLGVSKSASESEIKKAYRKMAIKYHPDKNPDNKEAEEKFKEAAEAYDVLSNAEKKQRYDQFGHAGMGNRGGFGGGGGMNMDDIFSQFGDIFGGGGGSPFDSFFGGGSRGGTRRHKGSNLRIKLKLNLEEVANGVDKKIKVKKLVQAEGVTYNTCSNCNGTGQVTRVTNTILGQMQTAQACPSCGGLGKTIDKRPSGTDANGMTQKEEVISINIPAGVEDGMQLKVSGKGNAAPFDGYAGDLIVLIEVEEHKDLKRENNNLHYDCYISLVDAVLGNDVVIPTISGKAKIKIEEGTQSGKILRLKNKGLPSLNGYGKGDLLVHINVWTPQKLSKEEQKIFNGLKKSENFIPKPTASDKSFFERVKDMFN; encoded by the coding sequence ATGAGCAAAAGAGATTATTACGAAGTACTTGGTGTAAGCAAATCAGCTAGCGAAAGTGAAATTAAAAAAGCCTATCGTAAGATGGCTATTAAATATCATCCTGATAAAAACCCTGACAATAAAGAGGCTGAAGAAAAATTTAAAGAAGCAGCAGAGGCTTATGACGTCCTAAGTAATGCCGAGAAAAAGCAACGTTACGATCAATTTGGCCATGCAGGAATGGGCAATAGAGGCGGCTTTGGTGGAGGTGGCGGAATGAATATGGACGACATATTCTCTCAATTTGGCGACATTTTCGGTGGCGGAGGCGGAAGCCCATTTGACAGTTTCTTCGGCGGTGGCAGTAGAGGTGGAACAAGAAGACACAAAGGCTCTAATCTAAGAATAAAACTTAAACTTAATTTAGAAGAGGTTGCTAACGGTGTTGATAAAAAAATAAAAGTTAAAAAATTAGTTCAAGCTGAAGGAGTAACATACAACACATGCAGTAATTGCAACGGAACAGGACAAGTTACTCGAGTAACAAATACCATTCTAGGGCAAATGCAAACTGCTCAAGCCTGTCCTTCATGTGGTGGACTAGGAAAAACTATAGACAAAAGGCCAAGTGGCACAGATGCCAATGGCATGACACAAAAAGAAGAAGTCATAAGCATCAACATCCCTGCTGGTGTAGAAGATGGCATGCAGCTAAAAGTAAGCGGTAAAGGAAACGCAGCACCATTTGACGGATATGCTGGAGATTTAATAGTACTCATAGAGGTAGAAGAACATAAAGACCTCAAAAGAGAAAATAACAATCTTCACTACGATTGTTATATTAGCCTTGTAGATGCCGTTCTTGGCAATGATGTTGTTATTCCTACCATTTCAGGCAAAGCAAAAATCAAAATTGAAGAAGGCACTCAAAGTGGCAAAATACTAAGGTTAAAAAACAAGGGATTGCCATCTCTAAATGGTTATGGTAAAGGCGACCTGTTAGTCCATATAAATGTGTGGACACCACAAAAACTATCCAAAGAAGAACAAAAAATATTTAATGGATTAAAAAAATCTGAGAATTTTATCCCTAAGCCTACAGCCTCAGACAAATCATTTTTTGAGAGGGTGAAAGATATGTTCAACTAA
- a CDS encoding 1,4-dihydroxy-6-naphthoate synthase, whose translation MKLSLAYSPCPNDTFIFDAMVHHKVDTEGLDFEVQLHDVEALNKMALNHDIDVTKLSFNAFLNVYKEYALLSSGSALGEKCGPLLIVKQNKLDSFNAQSLVAIPGKYTTANSLFSLAYPNNTNTKELLFSEIEEAVLNGDVDAGVIIHENRFTYQDKGLEKIMDLGEYWEEQTQLPIPLGGIVASKRLEVSVHKKIQRVLKRSVEFAFQNPEESQDYVKQHAQEMDVEVMNSHIQLYVNAYSLDLGEKGRQSVRYLFERKGIPTTNLDII comes from the coding sequence ATGAAATTAAGTTTAGCTTATTCACCTTGTCCAAACGACACCTTTATTTTTGACGCTATGGTTCATCATAAAGTGGATACTGAAGGTTTGGATTTTGAAGTTCAATTACATGATGTAGAGGCACTCAATAAAATGGCTTTAAATCACGATATAGACGTAACAAAACTGTCGTTTAATGCGTTTTTGAATGTTTATAAGGAATATGCCTTATTAAGTTCTGGCTCAGCTTTAGGTGAGAAATGCGGGCCTCTACTGATTGTTAAACAAAATAAATTAGATTCATTTAATGCCCAATCACTTGTAGCTATCCCTGGCAAATACACTACCGCAAACAGTTTATTTTCATTAGCATATCCCAATAATACCAATACCAAAGAATTGCTGTTTTCTGAAATAGAAGAAGCTGTTTTGAATGGTGATGTTGATGCTGGAGTTATCATACACGAAAATCGTTTTACCTACCAAGACAAGGGTTTGGAAAAAATAATGGACTTAGGAGAGTATTGGGAAGAACAAACCCAATTGCCTATTCCTTTGGGTGGAATTGTAGCTTCTAAGCGACTAGAAGTTTCTGTTCACAAAAAAATTCAACGTGTGTTAAAACGTTCTGTTGAATTTGCTTTTCAGAACCCTGAGGAATCTCAAGACTATGTCAAACAACATGCCCAAGAAATGGATGTGGAGGTTATGAATAGTCATATTCAACTTTATGTTAATGCCTATTCTTTAGATTTAGGAGAAAAGGGGAGGCAATCTGTTCGTTATCTTTTTGAGAGAAAAGGAATACCTACTACAAATTTAGATATAATCTAA
- a CDS encoding M23 family metallopeptidase, which produces MKKAKYFYDKKTLSFKRIEKTWKTRIKNILVFLSASSFFGLLMLIAAFNFFDSPKEKMLKRELDKLKLEYELMDKNLIQLSAVLENIKDRDDNIYRVIFEADPIPNSIRKAGIGGVNRYKELEGYDNSDLLVSTSKKIDQISKQLYIQSKSFDEVIEMALKKSDMMASIPAIQPVKNKELKRIASGYGRRIDPYYKKPKFHYGVDFSAPKGTPIYATGDGTISKVKKSRRGFGNHVVINHGYGYESLYAHMSKYTVRRGQKIKRGDVIGYVGSTGKSTAPHLHYEVHKDGKKINPAYYFHNDLSPEEFDRMLELSSQENQSFD; this is translated from the coding sequence ATGAAAAAGGCAAAGTATTTTTACGATAAAAAAACCCTTTCATTCAAGAGAATTGAAAAAACGTGGAAAACAAGAATTAAAAATATCCTCGTTTTTTTATCAGCCAGCAGCTTTTTTGGTTTATTAATGCTAATTGCTGCATTCAACTTTTTCGACAGTCCAAAAGAAAAAATGTTGAAAAGAGAATTAGACAAGTTAAAACTCGAGTATGAGTTAATGGACAAAAACCTTATTCAACTTTCTGCTGTTTTAGAAAATATTAAAGACAGAGACGATAACATTTACCGTGTAATCTTTGAAGCTGACCCTATTCCGAACTCTATTCGTAAAGCAGGTATTGGAGGTGTAAATCGCTACAAAGAATTAGAAGGCTACGACAATTCAGACTTGTTAGTTTCTACTTCCAAAAAAATTGATCAGATTTCTAAACAACTATACATTCAGTCTAAATCGTTTGATGAAGTTATAGAAATGGCTCTCAAAAAATCAGATATGATGGCTTCCATCCCCGCAATTCAACCCGTCAAAAATAAAGAGTTAAAACGAATAGCTTCAGGTTATGGCAGAAGAATAGATCCTTACTACAAAAAACCTAAGTTTCACTATGGTGTTGATTTTTCAGCACCTAAAGGAACCCCTATCTATGCTACTGGCGATGGTACTATTTCTAAAGTAAAGAAAAGTAGAAGAGGTTTTGGTAACCACGTTGTTATCAATCATGGCTATGGCTACGAATCACTATATGCTCACATGAGCAAATATACTGTTAGGAGAGGGCAGAAAATCAAAAGAGGTGATGTAATTGGTTATGTTGGTAGCACTGGTAAATCTACTGCTCCACACCTTCATTATGAAGTTCATAAAGACGGAAAGAAAATTAATCCTGCTTATTATTTTCACAACGACTTATCTCCTGAAGAGTTTGACAGAATGCTAGAACTTTCTTCACAAGAAAATCAATCCTTCGACTAA
- the mqnB gene encoding futalosine hydrolase, which yields MNVLIVTATKEELTIACDNHLVGGIGMVSTAIAVSKALQSKPYDLVINAGIAGSFNRSLNIGDVVEVSEDFLSELGAQDGNRFLTPEEMNLEMQYKVQMPSRTHLEAVRGITVNTVHGDDLSIMKIVHRLNPQIESMEGAACMLACHEANVPCVQIRSISNYVEKRNKSNWNVEKAVERLNIELHHFLSSL from the coding sequence ATGAATGTATTAATTGTTACGGCTACAAAAGAAGAGCTTACCATCGCTTGCGACAATCATCTTGTCGGAGGTATAGGTATGGTGTCTACTGCTATTGCTGTTAGCAAAGCACTACAATCTAAACCCTACGATTTAGTTATAAATGCAGGTATTGCCGGTTCTTTCAATAGATCGTTGAATATTGGCGATGTTGTGGAAGTCAGTGAAGATTTTTTATCTGAGTTAGGTGCTCAAGATGGAAATCGTTTTTTAACACCTGAAGAGATGAATCTTGAAATGCAATACAAGGTTCAAATGCCTAGCAGAACCCATTTAGAGGCAGTAAGGGGTATTACCGTTAATACAGTTCACGGTGATGATCTCTCCATAATGAAGATTGTTCATAGGCTTAACCCACAAATAGAAAGTATGGAAGGAGCTGCTTGTATGTTAGCTTGTCATGAAGCCAATGTTCCTTGTGTTCAAATTCGTTCTATCTCTAATTATGTAGAGAAAAGAAATAAGTCCAATTGGAATGTTGAAAAAGCAGTAGAGCGTTTGAATATAGAGTTACATCATTTTTTATCTTCCCTATGA
- a CDS encoding ATP-binding cassette domain-containing protein: MNVLEIQNVSKEYGNKKALNSVSIEVKEGRIFGLLGPNGAGKTTLIRIINQITAPDKGEILFSGEKFKRKHIQNIGYLPEERGLYKSMKVGEQCLYLAQLKGLPKNEAKQTIHHWFKKLNMMGWLNKKVEELSKGMAQKVQFVSTVIHQPKLIILDEPFTGFDPINSEIIKNEIIALKENGSTIILSTHRMESVEELCDDIALVNSGECILNGTVEEIKQNFKEHIFEVKYKGQLKGNIQYFETLSSSEGYAVFKAQDKEYTHTLIKQLVEQVDVISFNEKLPTINDVFIQSISNE; encoded by the coding sequence ATGAATGTATTAGAAATACAAAACGTAAGTAAAGAGTACGGTAATAAGAAAGCTCTAAATTCTGTTTCGATAGAAGTCAAAGAAGGTAGAATATTTGGGCTTCTCGGACCCAATGGTGCAGGCAAGACAACTCTTATAAGAATTATAAATCAAATAACAGCACCAGACAAAGGAGAAATACTGTTTAGTGGTGAAAAATTCAAAAGAAAACATATTCAAAATATTGGATATTTGCCTGAAGAAAGAGGACTATACAAAAGCATGAAAGTAGGTGAACAATGCCTTTATTTAGCTCAGCTTAAAGGACTACCTAAAAATGAAGCCAAGCAAACAATTCATCATTGGTTCAAAAAATTAAATATGATGGGTTGGTTAAACAAGAAAGTTGAAGAACTCTCCAAGGGAATGGCTCAGAAAGTGCAATTTGTAAGCACCGTAATACACCAACCTAAACTCATTATTCTTGACGAACCATTTACAGGCTTTGACCCTATAAATAGCGAAATAATTAAAAATGAAATTATTGCTTTAAAAGAGAATGGAAGCACCATAATTCTATCAACACATAGAATGGAGTCTGTTGAAGAATTGTGTGACGATATAGCTTTGGTTAATAGTGGTGAATGCATTCTAAATGGCACCGTTGAAGAAATAAAACAAAATTTCAAAGAACATATTTTTGAAGTTAAATACAAAGGCCAATTGAAAGGTAATATTCAATATTTTGAAACGCTATCATCAAGCGAAGGCTATGCTGTTTTCAAAGCTCAAGACAAAGAATATACACATACACTTATCAAGCAATTAGTAGAGCAAGTTGATGTCATCAGTTTCAATGAAAAATTACCAACTATAAATGATGTATTCATTCAATCTATAAGCAATGAATAA
- a CDS encoding ABC transporter permease codes for MNKLLLIIQREYLSKVRKKSFIIMTLLTPLFMIGIFVIPTLLAMNSDDKSTVAVIDENNFADLKFVSSNSIEYVDLNQLDFEQNKSSLIEVYNFLLHIPKVDSLSQVENNIDIYSENQMSLSIKQIIESHIDKQLTNIYLKRKGIDLNKIKNSESNTSLRTFIVGENGENTKGNSEASFGIGLIGGFLIYIFIFMYGTMVMRSVIEEKTNRIVEIVISSVKPFELMLGKIISVALVGLSQFAMWIILGFVFILIANGFLSTEIDITSLNAHEGTLQSDINDSLMALPLKSLLTTFIIYFLGGYLLYGSLFAAIGAASDQETDSQQFIVPITIPLILSFILVQIVIDNPHGGLAYWLSMIPFTSPIIMIARVPFGVPLHELILSISLLILGFLFTTWLAGKIYRVGILMYGKKASYKELWKWIKYKD; via the coding sequence ATGAATAAACTACTTTTAATAATACAAAGAGAGTACTTATCCAAAGTAAGAAAGAAGAGTTTCATCATTATGACTCTGCTTACTCCTTTATTTATGATTGGGATATTTGTCATACCTACTTTATTGGCGATGAATAGTGACGACAAATCAACTGTTGCAGTTATAGACGAAAACAATTTCGCCGACTTAAAGTTTGTTTCTTCAAATAGTATAGAATACGTTGACTTGAACCAACTAGACTTTGAGCAAAACAAATCATCTTTAATTGAGGTTTACAACTTTTTACTACACATTCCAAAGGTAGATTCTCTATCTCAAGTTGAAAATAATATAGATATCTACTCAGAAAATCAAATGAGCTTGTCTATTAAGCAAATTATTGAAAGTCATATCGACAAACAGCTGACCAATATTTACTTGAAAAGGAAAGGAATTGACCTCAACAAAATCAAAAATTCAGAAAGCAATACTTCTCTGAGAACCTTTATTGTAGGCGAAAATGGAGAGAATACTAAAGGAAATTCTGAGGCTAGTTTTGGCATTGGCTTAATAGGTGGATTTTTAATCTATATTTTTATTTTCATGTACGGAACTATGGTTATGCGAAGTGTCATAGAAGAAAAAACAAACCGGATAGTTGAAATAGTTATATCATCAGTCAAACCCTTTGAACTAATGCTTGGAAAAATTATTAGTGTAGCGTTAGTGGGCTTAAGCCAATTTGCTATGTGGATAATTTTAGGGTTTGTATTTATATTGATCGCCAATGGCTTTCTTTCAACAGAAATAGATATCACCTCTTTGAATGCCCATGAGGGCACATTACAATCAGACATAAATGATTCACTAATGGCTCTACCGTTAAAATCATTACTCACAACATTTATTATTTATTTCTTAGGGGGGTATTTACTATACGGTTCATTATTTGCAGCAATTGGCGCTGCATCCGATCAGGAAACCGACAGTCAGCAATTTATTGTTCCCATTACCATTCCATTAATTTTATCTTTTATTCTTGTTCAAATAGTTATTGACAACCCGCATGGTGGCTTGGCATATTGGCTATCCATGATACCTTTTACTTCTCCCATAATAATGATAGCAAGAGTTCCATTTGGAGTACCACTTCATGAACTTATACTTTCTATAAGTTTATTAATTCTCGGTTTTTTATTCACCACATGGTTAGCTGGAAAAATCTATAGAGTAGGCATTCTTATGTATGGTAAAAAAGCTAGCTACAAAGAATTATGGAAATGGATAAAATATAAAGATTAA